The following proteins are encoded in a genomic region of Acidobacteriota bacterium:
- a CDS encoding MFS transporter → MMKTKTKEQDHAGTGPIPLSASARWALASLSLSMLMPSLDTSIANAGLPTLMQTFGSSFQQVQWIVLAYLLAITTMIVSVGRLGDIVGRRKLLLYGIGLFTAASLLCGIAPTLPLLIAGRALQGVGAAIMMALAVALAGEAVPKERTGNAMGLLGTMSAIGTTLGPSIGGIFMKGFGWRMIFLVNVPLGIVNFLLARRFLAADRYDPTKDRPAFDHLGTILLGLSLAAYALAMTLGHGSFGPLNIALLTSAVVGGLLFWVSQAKAVSPLIRLALFRDPVLSGGLAMSAIVSTVMMATLVVGPFYLSRGLGLETAMVGLALSAGPLVAAIAGVPAGRIVDRFGPPRMTIIGLAGIVTGSLALSTLPASFGIGGYIAPIIVITASYALFQAANNTAIMTGIKAEQRGTISGMLSLSRNLGLITGASAMGAIFAAASAATDPASAESEAIAAGLRATFAVAAALIAAAIVIAYFSRAHLRQANAAELEPWVGC, encoded by the coding sequence ATGATGAAGACAAAGACCAAAGAACAAGATCACGCCGGAACGGGACCGATACCACTATCTGCTTCCGCACGTTGGGCTCTGGCGAGCCTTTCGCTTTCGATGCTGATGCCGTCGCTGGATACGAGCATTGCCAATGCCGGTCTGCCGACGCTGATGCAGACATTCGGATCGTCGTTTCAGCAGGTTCAGTGGATCGTACTCGCATATTTGCTCGCTATCACCACAATGATCGTCAGCGTCGGCCGGCTCGGCGATATCGTCGGTAGGCGAAAGTTGCTGCTTTACGGGATCGGCCTGTTCACCGCGGCATCGCTGTTGTGCGGCATCGCCCCTACGCTGCCGCTGTTGATCGCCGGGCGTGCTCTGCAAGGAGTCGGTGCCGCCATCATGATGGCACTGGCGGTGGCACTCGCAGGCGAGGCGGTTCCGAAGGAAAGGACCGGCAACGCGATGGGCCTGCTGGGGACGATGTCCGCGATCGGCACAACGCTCGGGCCTTCGATCGGCGGCATTTTTATGAAGGGATTTGGCTGGCGGATGATATTCCTCGTCAATGTGCCGCTTGGAATTGTCAATTTTTTGCTGGCACGACGTTTCCTTGCGGCCGATCGATATGATCCGACGAAGGATCGGCCCGCCTTCGACCATTTGGGCACAATACTGCTCGGCCTGTCGCTTGCGGCGTATGCTCTCGCAATGACGCTGGGGCACGGGAGCTTTGGGCCGCTCAATATCGCGTTGCTGACGTCGGCCGTTGTCGGAGGTCTGTTGTTTTGGGTCTCGCAGGCAAAAGCGGTTTCGCCGCTGATAAGATTGGCGTTGTTTCGCGATCCGGTGCTGAGCGGCGGCCTTGCGATGAGCGCTATCGTTTCGACGGTAATGATGGCAACATTGGTCGTCGGGCCGTTCTATCTCTCGCGGGGACTCGGGCTTGAAACGGCTATGGTCGGGCTCGCTCTGTCGGCCGGGCCGCTGGTCGCGGCGATCGCCGGCGTGCCGGCCGGCCGCATTGTTGACCGCTTTGGCCCGCCGCGTATGACCATTATCGGGCTCGCCGGAATTGTGACAGGCTCATTGGCACTTTCGACCTTACCCGCGAGCTTCGGCATTGGCGGATACATTGCACCGATCATCGTGATCACAGCCAGTTATGCTCTCTTTCAGGCGGCCAATAACACCGCTATCATGACGGGAATCAAAGCCGAACAGCGAGGAACCATTTCAGGCATGCTCAGTCTATCCCGCAATCTCGGGCTCATCACGGGTGCATCCGCGATGGGAGCAATTTTTGCGGCAGCTTCGGCGGCGACCGATCCGGCTTCTGCCGAATCGGAAGCAATTGCCGCCGGTTTGCGGGCCACATTCGCTGTTGCGGCCGCACTGATCGCCGCTGCTATCGTCATTGCATATTTCAGCCGTGCACATTTGCGGCAGGCAAATGCCGCTGAACTCGAACCGTGGGTTGGCTGCTGA
- a CDS encoding LysR family transcriptional regulator, translating into MADPDLNLLYTLDAVLAEGSVVGAARRLRLSPSAMSRALARLRETTGDPLLVRAGRGLVPTPRAIELSKIVGQLAQDAKSALCPAETPDLRQLVRTFTLRTSEGFVDNFGPDLIARVGDEAPGVRLCFVQKPDKESTSLREAEVDLETGVVGNDTGPELRAQALFRDRLIGVVRPGHALSKGKVTPKRYAAGRHISVSRRGIAKGPIDERLEPFRLEREIVTIVSGFATAISLARFSDLIATVPERHTGNLRSGMHSFALPVTVPEFTVSLLWHPRLDADPAHRWLRAIVIETCAANSKNGPK; encoded by the coding sequence ATGGCTGATCCGGATCTCAACCTGCTTTACACGCTTGATGCTGTGCTTGCCGAAGGAAGTGTCGTCGGAGCGGCCCGGCGCCTGCGGCTCAGCCCGTCGGCGATGAGCCGTGCGTTGGCACGCCTTCGCGAGACGACCGGCGATCCGCTGCTCGTCAGGGCCGGCCGCGGCCTGGTCCCTACTCCGCGTGCGATCGAGCTCAGCAAAATTGTCGGACAGCTCGCACAGGACGCCAAGTCGGCATTGTGCCCGGCGGAGACGCCGGATCTCAGACAGCTCGTCAGGACATTCACACTGAGAACGAGCGAGGGTTTTGTCGACAACTTCGGCCCCGATCTTATCGCTCGAGTCGGTGACGAAGCTCCCGGCGTGCGGCTCTGCTTCGTGCAGAAGCCGGACAAAGAGAGCACGTCGCTACGCGAAGCTGAGGTCGATCTCGAGACCGGCGTCGTGGGAAACGATACTGGCCCCGAGTTGCGGGCACAGGCGTTGTTTCGCGACCGTCTGATAGGTGTCGTACGGCCGGGGCATGCGCTGAGCAAAGGCAAGGTCACCCCGAAACGCTATGCCGCAGGCCGTCACATCAGCGTTTCTCGCCGCGGCATTGCCAAAGGGCCGATCGACGAAAGATTGGAGCCGTTTCGCCTCGAACGTGAGATAGTAACGATCGTCAGCGGCTTTGCCACAGCGATCTCATTGGCCCGCTTCTCCGATCTGATCGCCACCGTCCCGGAACGCCACACCGGAAATCTCCGCAGCGGAATGCACAGTTTCGCACTTCCGGTTACGGTTCCCGAATTCACGGTTTCGCTGCTCTGGCACCCGCGGCTCGACGCCGACCCCGCCCACCGCTGGCTTCGGGCCATCGTGATCGAAACGTGCGCAGCCAATAGCAAGAACGGTCCGAAGTAG
- a CDS encoding PKD domain-containing protein, whose amino-acid sequence MKIRELKIFFILIAMTAGGLFSSEARGTSPVSGGFSNSRSSAVDSAIAAVQVPPLWTRGGVFAGSDGIGQAGRMSVDLSGNIAIVSGPAFGRDLAVTSYTSEGVLRWTRTIIPLAGTFVGDWIVSSPNGDITALGRSLTSSGLTSHVVVVHYSSDGTFQWRVDSTSTILTVGRLLVDAGGNVYFSYNSILYKYSPAGVRLWSASTSVRDAAASISPDGADVILAGALGGNWSVTAFDTGTGTRRWLTTSAEGTAASDLVVDAERIYVAGQGTTGVGTPAITQWLTVIAYDRVTGAKIWRTDKRPSDSTGAAGGRIARALDGSLVVTGHATRGFLDWYTAALNANGTVRWEAVRDGGLNTDEIPSGIIAMANGTTVVTGRGGPTLPGGFWPGYTVGYGPTGVLLWEGRSQQATVWASALPNGDVCATGGYDALITCFRPGGIFTPLEPVAVMTVTPSSGTSPLNVAFNGSGSIAGGSPIVSWAWDFGDGSTGSGAQTSHIYTTPGTYIASLTVTDMLGVTSLPVNRSILVNAPNVEAPSAPTAVGRTPTSIRLAWTNGATVQSEVRIERCRGSNCADFAEVAVVAGTATGYINIGLTPGTYRYRVRAFNSPIFSAYSNIAKAATVKKSN is encoded by the coding sequence ATGAAGATCCGGGAATTAAAAATATTTTTCATCTTGATCGCAATGACCGCGGGCGGACTTTTTTCTTCGGAGGCACGCGGAACTTCTCCGGTTTCCGGTGGATTCTCAAATTCTCGGTCTTCGGCCGTAGACTCGGCCATAGCGGCCGTTCAGGTTCCGCCGTTGTGGACTCGAGGCGGCGTTTTTGCCGGAAGCGACGGTATCGGGCAGGCAGGACGGATGAGTGTCGACCTATCCGGGAACATTGCTATCGTTTCAGGCCCGGCCTTCGGACGGGATCTTGCAGTTACGTCCTATACTTCTGAAGGTGTTTTGCGTTGGACCCGAACGATCATACCGCTCGCGGGTACATTCGTCGGCGATTGGATCGTTTCCTCACCAAACGGCGACATTACAGCTCTCGGACGGTCACTTACGTCAAGCGGGCTCACGAGTCACGTTGTTGTCGTGCATTATTCATCTGACGGAACATTTCAGTGGCGCGTCGATTCGACCAGTACGATTCTGACTGTCGGGCGGCTGCTCGTGGATGCAGGTGGAAACGTCTACTTCAGCTACAATTCGATACTTTATAAATACAGTCCAGCCGGGGTACGACTCTGGTCGGCGAGCACATCAGTGCGAGATGCGGCGGCATCGATAAGCCCTGACGGAGCGGACGTTATCCTGGCGGGTGCGTTAGGCGGTAATTGGAGCGTGACCGCATTTGACACGGGCACAGGAACACGCCGTTGGCTGACCACCAGTGCCGAAGGCACAGCGGCGAGCGATCTGGTCGTTGACGCAGAACGCATATACGTCGCCGGCCAGGGAACGACCGGTGTCGGAACACCTGCGATCACTCAGTGGCTAACGGTGATCGCTTATGACCGAGTGACCGGAGCAAAGATCTGGCGAACCGATAAGCGGCCGTCCGACAGTACCGGTGCGGCAGGGGGGCGGATCGCCCGAGCCCTCGATGGCAGTCTCGTCGTGACCGGCCATGCTACACGCGGATTTTTAGATTGGTACACGGCGGCGCTAAATGCGAACGGAACCGTTCGATGGGAAGCGGTACGTGACGGCGGGCTCAACACTGACGAGATCCCGAGCGGCATAATCGCCATGGCCAACGGCACGACAGTAGTGACCGGCCGAGGAGGCCCGACCCTGCCGGGAGGATTCTGGCCCGGCTATACCGTCGGTTATGGTCCGACCGGCGTTCTTTTGTGGGAAGGCCGTTCACAACAGGCAACGGTCTGGGCGTCTGCCCTGCCTAACGGCGACGTCTGTGCGACAGGCGGCTATGACGCACTTATCACTTGCTTCAGGCCGGGAGGCATCTTTACGCCTCTGGAACCGGTCGCCGTGATGACGGTGACGCCGTCATCCGGCACGTCTCCGCTGAATGTGGCTTTTAACGGGAGCGGATCGATCGCAGGCGGCAGCCCGATCGTGTCATGGGCATGGGATTTTGGCGACGGCTCTACCGGCAGCGGAGCTCAGACGTCACACATTTATACGACACCCGGAACGTATATTGCGTCCCTCACCGTCACTGACATGCTCGGCGTAACGAGCCTGCCGGTGAACCGTTCGATCTTGGTAAATGCACCGAACGTCGAGGCACCGTCTGCTCCGACGGCAGTTGGCCGCACGCCAACCTCTATCCGCCTCGCTTGGACCAACGGTGCGACCGTTCAATCCGAAGTAAGGATCGAACGATGCAGAGGCTCGAACTGCGCGGATTTCGCCGAGGTCGCCGTCGTCGCGGGAACCGCGACCGGTTACATAAATATCGGATTGACTCCGGGGACGTACAGATATCGGGTGAGGGCATTTAATTCACCGATATTCTCAGCATATTCGAACATTGCGAAAGCGGCGACCGTCAAGAAAAGTAATTGA